One stretch of Nicotiana tabacum cultivar K326 chromosome 18, ASM71507v2, whole genome shotgun sequence DNA includes these proteins:
- the LOC107785490 gene encoding auxin response factor 4: MEIDLNHAVVSEVEKNACCNGECDKRGVGGSCVNCNLSTTSTSSCSSNASSSSSSSLTLSSIYMELWHACAGPLTSLPKKGNVVVYFPQGHMEEAVSVSPFSPIKMDFPTFGLQPQIFCKVEDVQLLANKENDEVYTQLTLLPLPESVAISLKGKEHEDLGVDEEGNGVNPGKSASHMFCKTLTASDTSTHGGFSVPRRAAEDCFPPLDYKEQRPSQELIAKDLHGVEWKFRHIYRGQPRRHLLTTGWSIFVSQKNLVSGDAVLFLRGEGGDLRLGIRRAARPRNGLPELIIKSQYSGSDVLSAVATAVSAKSTFHVFYSPRASHADFVVPYQKYMKSISNRIPVGTRFKMRFDLDDSPERRYSGVVTGISDMDPFRWPNSKWRCLMVRWDEDIMSNHQERVSPWEIDSSVSLPPLSIQSPRLKKLRTSQQAPSLDSHFAGGSALLDFEESVRSSKVLQGQENLGLISPPYGCDKTVRPLDFELQNVARHNLMPTGIENIVVGDFVKTQPPTTYTGFLESNRFPKVLQGQEICLLRSLTGKGDVNFGAWGKPEFGCNVFSTYQRPKTNFYPLASEGVRNVFLPYNAMYRAGQDPVVHSYINNNFQRENPTLNQNSIQNGIRREEDGMQKFANEQRPLEMSKLSIPETNFKNENGGSLNAQASCKLFGFSLIKEPSTPSSHSSGKRSCTKVHKQGSLVGRAIDLSRLNGYEDLLVELERLFNMEDLLRDPNKGWRILYTDSENDMMVVGDDPWHEFCEVVSKIHIYTQEEVEKMTIEGISDDTQSCLEEAPAFMDASKSSSVGQPDSSPTVIRI; the protein is encoded by the exons ATGGAAATTGATCTGAACCATGCAGTAGTAAGTGAAGTGGAGAAGAATGCATGTTGTAATGGAGAATGTGACAAAAGGGGTGTTGGTGGTAGTTGTGTTAATTGCAATTTGTCCACTACTTCTACTTCTTCTTGTTCCTCAAAtgcatcttcctcttcttcttcttcacttacTCTTTCCTCAATTTATATGGAACTTTGGCATGCTTGTGCTGGCCCTTTAACAAGCTTACCAAAGAAAGGAAATGTAGTGGTTTATTTCCCTCAAGGTCATATGGAGGAAGCTGTTTCTGTTTCTCCTTTTTCACCCATCAAAATGGATTTTCCAACTTTTGGTCTTCAGCCTCAGATCTTCTGTAAAGTGGAAGATGTTCAGTTGCTT GCAAATAAGGAAAATGATGAGGTTTATACACAGCTCACTCTTCTCCCTCTTCCAGAG TCAGTGGCTATAAGCTTAAAGGGAAAAGAACATGAAGATTTGGGGGTGGATGAGGAAGGGAATGGAGTAAATCCAGGAAAATCAGCTTCTCACATGTTCTGTAAAACCCTGACTGCTTCTGATACCAGTACCCATGGCGGCTTTTCAGTTCCCCGTAGAGCAGCTGAAGACTGTTTCCCACCTCTG GATTACAAAGAGCAAAGACCATCTCAGGAGCTGATTGCTAAGGATCTGCATGGAGTAGAGTGGAAATTCCGTCACATTTATAGAG GCCAGCCGAGGCGACATTTGCTAACTACTGGATGGAGTATTTTTGTCAGCCAAAAGAATCTTGTCTCAGGGGATGCAGTTCTCTTCTTGAG GGGAGAAGGTGGAGATCTCAGGCTGGGAATAAGAAGAGCTGCTAGACCTAGAAATGGGCTTCCTGAATTAATAATCAAAAGTCAATATTCTGGTTCTGATGTTCTTTCAGCAGTTGCTACCGCTGTGTCAGCCAAGAGCACATTCCATGTTTTCTATAGCCCAAG GGCAAGCCATGCTGATTTTGTTGTACCGTACCAAAAGTACATGAAAAGCATCAGCAATCGGATTCCTGTTGGAACAAGATTTAAAATGAGATTTGATCTAGATGATTCACCTGAAAGAAG GTACAGCGGTGTAGTGACTGGGATAAGTGATATGGATCCCTTTAGGTGGCCCAACTCAAAAtggagatgtttgatg GTCAGATGGGATGAAGATATCATGAGTAATCATCAAGAACGGGTTTCTCCGTGGGAAATTGATTCTTCAGTTTCCTTACCACCACTGAGCATTCAGTCTCCAAGACTGAAGAAACTGCGGACTAGTCAGCAGGCTCCATCATTGGACAGCCATTTTGCTG GAGGGAGTGCTCTTTTGGACTTTGAGGAGTCGGTAAGATCCTCCAAGGTCTTGCAAGGTCAAGAAAATTTAGGTCTGATATCACCTCCCTATGGATGTGATAAGACAGTCCGCCCACTGGATTTTGAGCTGCAAAATGTAGCTCGTCACAATCTCATGCCAACTGGTATAGAGAACATAGTTGTTGGAGACTTTGTGAAAACTCAGCCTCCAACAACCTACACAGGCTTTCTGGAATCCAATAGGTTTCCAAAGGTCTTGCAAGGTCAAGAAATTTGCTTGTTAAGATCCCTTACTGGAAAAGGTGATGTTAATTTTGGTGCTTGGGGAAAACCTGAATTTGGTTGCAATGTTTTTAGCACATATCAGAGGCCGAAGACCAATTTCTATCCCCTTGCTTCTGAAGGGGTGAGGAATGTGTTTCTACCATATAATGCGATGTATAGAGCTGGACAAGATCCTGTAGTGCATTCCTACATTAATAACAATTTCCAAAGAGAAAATCCTACCTTAAACCAGAATTCAATCCAAAATGGGATTAGGAGGGAAGAAGATGGAATGCAGAAGTTTGCAAATGAGCAGAGGCCACtggagatgtccaaattgtctaTTCCGGAGACAAATTTCAAGAATGAGAACGGTGGCTCCTTAAATGCACAGGCTTCTTGTAAACTATTTGGCTTTTCCTTAATAAAAGAACCCTCTACTCCTAGCTCGCACAGTTCTGGTAAGAGGAGCTGTACAAAG GTTCACAAACAAGGCAGCTTGGTTGGACGAGCCATTGATCTCTCACGGTTGAATGGCTATGAGGATTTGCTGGTTGAGTTGGAGAGGCTTTTCAACATGGAAGACCTCCTAAGAGATCCCAATAAGGGATGGCGAATCTTGTATACCGACAGTGAGAATGACATGATGGTTGTCGGAGACGATCCATGGCA CGAGTTCTGTGAGGTAGTATCCAAGATCCATATATACACTCAAGAAGAAGTGGAGAAAATGACTATTGAGGGGATAAGTGATGATACTCAAAGTTGTTTGGAGGAGGCGCCAGCATTCATGgatgcctcaaaatcttcttcAGTAGGCCAGCCTGATTCTTCTCCAACTGTAATCAGGATATGA